The following are from one region of the Sandaracinus amylolyticus genome:
- a CDS encoding UBP-type zinc finger domain-containing protein, whose protein sequence is MSRRCSHLDQVTGIPSAGRGCEECLAMGDTWVHLRACRTCGHVGCCDSSKNRHATKHFRATGHPIVTSVEPGETWSYCYVDDVMFELDPRRAHP, encoded by the coding sequence ATGTCGCGACGTTGCAGCCATCTGGACCAGGTGACCGGGATCCCGTCCGCCGGGCGCGGCTGCGAGGAGTGCCTCGCGATGGGCGACACCTGGGTGCACCTCCGCGCGTGCCGGACCTGCGGTCACGTCGGTTGCTGCGACAGCTCGAAGAACCGCCACGCGACGAAGCACTTCCGGGCGACCGGGCACCCGATCGTGACCTCCGTCGAGCCCGGCGAGACGTGGAGCTACTGCTACGTCGACGACGTGATGTTCGAGCTGGACCCGCGGCGCGCGCATCCGTGA
- a CDS encoding four helix bundle protein: MGPTRGEEVTMLAIYPTARQALRRIGAIATQIEKHDSDLARQMRRAGTSIVLNIREGSQSQGRNRHARYWNAAGSGAEVLGCLDCAEDLGYVRDVDPALRAELSHVVGVLVRVARAAR; the protein is encoded by the coding sequence GTGGGCCCGACACGGGGCGAGGAGGTCACGATGCTCGCTATCTATCCCACCGCACGGCAGGCACTTCGTCGCATCGGCGCGATCGCGACGCAGATCGAGAAGCACGACTCCGATCTCGCACGACAGATGCGCCGCGCAGGAACGTCGATCGTGCTCAACATCCGCGAAGGCTCGCAGTCACAAGGACGCAATCGACACGCGCGCTACTGGAACGCGGCCGGCAGCGGTGCCGAGGTGCTCGGATGTCTCGATTGCGCAGAAGACCTCGGCTACGTGCGTGACGTCGATCCCGCACTGCGCGCGGAGCTGAGCCACGTCGTCGGAGTGCTCGTTCGCGTCGCACGCGCGGCGCGCTGA
- a CDS encoding acyl-CoA dehydrogenase family protein — protein sequence MLHEVMTRVLRPLDPPLAFERASDWWEDHLEATRYFERPVDRAIAGAARVDRLGFAFAGGYAAALRALVPDLPADAPASLAATEQGGAHPRAIETTLTREGDGWTLSGRKNWVTLGAPGRTDGLVLVIARLAKPSGDRPELRLVRVAASAPGVTITALGEMPFVPEIPHAALALEGVRVRDEDVLPGDGYDQYLKPFRTVEDLHVHAAALAWLLAIGARARWPHEVREQMLAALIATRSLTEADPSAPETHVAVGGVIAATRGVIEACEPCWTSVDDATRARWVRDRAIFGVASKARTQRLASAWTRLEGEPIRGA from the coding sequence ATGCTCCACGAGGTCATGACGCGCGTGCTCCGGCCGCTCGATCCGCCGCTCGCGTTCGAGCGCGCATCGGACTGGTGGGAGGACCATCTCGAGGCGACGAGGTACTTCGAGCGTCCGGTCGATCGTGCGATCGCGGGCGCGGCGCGCGTCGATCGGCTCGGCTTCGCGTTCGCGGGTGGATACGCGGCCGCGCTGCGGGCGCTGGTGCCCGATCTGCCCGCGGACGCGCCCGCGTCGCTCGCGGCGACCGAGCAGGGCGGCGCACATCCGCGCGCGATCGAGACGACGCTGACGCGCGAGGGCGATGGCTGGACGCTGAGCGGTCGCAAGAACTGGGTGACGCTCGGCGCGCCGGGGCGCACCGACGGCCTGGTGCTCGTGATCGCGCGTCTCGCGAAGCCGAGCGGGGATCGACCGGAGCTGCGTTTGGTGCGTGTCGCGGCGAGCGCGCCGGGCGTGACGATCACGGCGCTCGGAGAGATGCCGTTCGTGCCCGAGATCCCGCATGCGGCGCTCGCGCTCGAGGGCGTGCGGGTGCGCGACGAGGACGTGCTGCCGGGCGACGGATACGACCAGTACCTGAAGCCGTTCCGCACGGTGGAGGATCTGCACGTGCACGCGGCAGCGCTCGCGTGGCTGCTCGCGATCGGCGCGCGCGCGCGATGGCCGCACGAGGTGCGCGAGCAGATGCTCGCGGCGCTGATCGCGACCCGCTCGCTGACGGAGGCCGATCCCAGCGCGCCCGAGACCCACGTCGCGGTGGGCGGCGTGATCGCAGCGACGCGCGGCGTGATCGAAGCGTGCGAGCCGTGCTGGACGTCGGTCGACGACGCGACGCGCGCACGCTGGGTGCGGGACCGAGCGATCTTCGGGGTCGCGTCGAAGGCGCGCACGCAGCGCCTCGCGAGCGCGTGGACGCGCCTGGAGGGGGAGCCGATTCGAGGCGCGTGA
- a CDS encoding SDR family oxidoreductase, translating to MTHSNSSSRGERVALVAGANGVIGRELVAQLERCEGWRVVALSRRGGASTERVQHVAVDLLDRDATRERLRALSDVTHVFYAAYQDRPTWSELVAPNVAMLVNVLDAIEPVARRLAHVSLMQGYKVYGAHLGPFKTPARESDPPHMPPEFNVDQQRVLEARSRARGWTWSALRPSVVGGVALGNPMNLVSTLAVLASMSKQLGVPMRFPGKPGAYDALLEVTDAGLLARATVWAATDPRGANQAFNVNNGDQFRWSETWPAIARWFDVEVAPPLPMSLEVVMADKEPLWNAMVAQHGLAPNPYRDVASWRFADFVLGWDYDVIADGSKLRRAGFHEHVATDVMFDALFGELRRRRVIP from the coding sequence ATGACCCACTCGAACAGCTCCTCTCGGGGCGAGCGCGTCGCGCTCGTCGCCGGCGCCAACGGTGTGATCGGGCGCGAGCTCGTCGCGCAGCTCGAGCGCTGCGAAGGCTGGCGCGTCGTCGCGCTCTCGCGGCGCGGCGGCGCGTCGACCGAGCGCGTCCAGCACGTCGCGGTCGACCTGCTCGACCGCGACGCGACGCGCGAGCGGCTGCGCGCGCTCTCCGACGTGACGCACGTGTTCTACGCCGCGTACCAGGATCGGCCGACGTGGTCCGAGCTCGTCGCGCCGAACGTCGCGATGCTCGTGAACGTGCTCGACGCGATCGAGCCGGTCGCGCGCAGGCTCGCGCACGTGAGCCTGATGCAGGGCTACAAGGTCTACGGCGCGCACCTCGGGCCCTTCAAGACGCCGGCGCGCGAGTCCGATCCGCCGCACATGCCGCCCGAGTTCAACGTCGATCAGCAGCGTGTGCTCGAAGCGCGGAGCCGCGCGCGCGGCTGGACGTGGTCCGCGCTGCGCCCCTCGGTCGTCGGCGGCGTCGCGCTCGGCAATCCGATGAACCTCGTCAGCACGCTCGCGGTGCTCGCGTCGATGTCGAAGCAGCTCGGCGTGCCGATGCGCTTCCCCGGCAAGCCGGGCGCGTACGACGCGCTGCTCGAGGTCACCGACGCCGGCCTGCTCGCGCGCGCGACGGTGTGGGCGGCGACCGATCCGCGCGGCGCGAACCAGGCGTTCAACGTGAACAACGGCGACCAGTTCCGGTGGAGCGAGACGTGGCCGGCGATCGCGCGCTGGTTCGACGTCGAGGTCGCGCCGCCGCTCCCGATGTCGCTCGAGGTCGTGATGGCGGACAAGGAGCCGCTGTGGAACGCGATGGTCGCCCAGCACGGCCTCGCGCCGAACCCCTACCGCGACGTCGCGTCGTGGCGCTTCGCGGACTTCGTGCTCGGGTGGGACTACGACGTGATCGCCGACGGCTCGAAGCTGCGGCGCGCCGGGTTCCACGAGCACGTCGCGACCGACGTGATGTTCGACGCGCTCTTCGGCGAGCTGCGGCGGCGTCGCGTGATCCCGTGA
- a CDS encoding LysR family transcriptional regulator — MGRLEVNRSGEMEAFVRVVELGGLSAAARRLGMTPSAVSKLVARLEERLGVRLLHRSTRKLRLTDEGSFFYERSVTILEEMRAAESTLTEGGAPRGRLRINSNVPFGLQVLLPLIPRFADQHPEITLDIALGDVVVDLFEARADVAIRTGSLRDSRLVARKLGESRMVVVASPDYLARHGTPRTTDELARHRRLAFCFARQSDAWPFRDGTRGVTSIPQGDAVLVSDGEAMRRLALAGAGVARLARFQVAEDLRAGRLRTVLDAIDVGEVQPVHAVYVGEGRRVPARVRAFLDFLVAHVALE; from the coding sequence GTGGGACGGCTCGAGGTCAATCGGTCGGGCGAGATGGAGGCCTTCGTGCGGGTCGTCGAGCTCGGCGGGCTCTCCGCCGCGGCGCGCCGGCTCGGGATGACGCCCTCGGCCGTCAGCAAGCTGGTCGCGCGCCTCGAGGAGCGGCTCGGCGTGCGCCTGCTGCATCGCTCGACGCGCAAGCTGCGGCTCACCGACGAGGGCTCGTTCTTCTACGAGCGCAGCGTGACGATCCTCGAGGAGATGCGCGCGGCCGAGAGCACGCTCACGGAGGGCGGTGCGCCGCGCGGGCGGCTGCGGATCAACAGCAACGTCCCGTTCGGGCTCCAGGTGCTGCTCCCGCTGATCCCGCGCTTCGCGGACCAGCACCCCGAGATCACGCTCGACATCGCGCTCGGCGACGTGGTGGTCGATCTCTTCGAGGCGCGCGCCGACGTCGCGATCCGCACCGGCTCGCTGCGCGACTCGCGCCTCGTCGCGCGCAAGCTGGGCGAGAGCCGGATGGTCGTGGTCGCGTCGCCCGACTACCTCGCGCGCCACGGGACGCCGCGGACGACCGACGAGCTCGCGCGCCATCGCCGCCTCGCGTTCTGCTTCGCGCGGCAGAGCGACGCGTGGCCGTTCCGCGACGGCACGCGCGGCGTGACGTCGATCCCGCAGGGCGACGCCGTCCTCGTCAGCGACGGAGAGGCGATGCGGCGTCTCGCGCTCGCGGGCGCCGGCGTCGCGCGGCTCGCGCGCTTCCAGGTGGCCGAGGATCTGCGCGCAGGGCGGCTGCGCACCGTGCTCGACGCGATCGACGTGGGCGAGGTGCAGCCGGTGCACGCCGTGTACGTGGGCGAGGGGCGTCGCGTCCCGGCGCGGGTGCGCGCGTTCCTCGACTTCCTCGTGGCGCACGTCGCGCTCGAGTGA
- the gatB gene encoding Asp-tRNA(Asn)/Glu-tRNA(Gln) amidotransferase subunit GatB, whose protein sequence is MSTAYETVIGLEVHAQLLTRTKMFCGCATAYGAPPNTQICPVCIGLPGALPVPNRQAIELAIRAALATGCEVRSASRFARKNYFYPDLAKGYQISQFELPMNEHGTLEIESGSGKKTVGIIRIHLEEDAAKNLHGVGAGVGTLVDFNRAGVPLIEIVGAPDLRSADEAEAYLKVLRDILMFAGVNDGNLEEGSFRCDANVSIRPVGDPKLGTRVELKNINSFRFVKKAIEYEVARQEALVSSGGKVVQETRTWSEPQGKTLSMRSKEEAHDYRYFSDPDLPPLSVDPKWIDEVRAHMPEAIPARRARWQSELGLTEYDARVLGAHPGIAAWFESAVVDTAALTKQPLATTGKKVANFVQSEVLRDTTTNGLEARFPIPPERLAELLALVETGTINGKIAKDVFADMVKTGKAPKEIVDKKGLAQVTDTGAIEAAIRKVVADNPKELEKLRAGKTSVRGFFVGQVMKATRGTANPAIVNEILDKVIAEG, encoded by the coding sequence ATGAGCACGGCGTACGAGACGGTGATCGGGCTCGAGGTGCACGCGCAGCTCCTCACCCGCACGAAGATGTTCTGCGGATGCGCGACCGCGTACGGCGCGCCGCCGAACACGCAGATCTGCCCGGTGTGCATCGGCCTTCCGGGCGCGCTGCCGGTGCCGAACCGCCAGGCGATCGAGCTCGCGATCCGCGCCGCGCTCGCGACCGGGTGCGAGGTGCGCAGCGCGTCGCGCTTCGCGCGGAAGAACTACTTCTATCCCGACCTCGCGAAGGGCTATCAGATCTCGCAGTTCGAGCTGCCGATGAACGAGCACGGCACGCTCGAGATCGAGAGCGGCAGCGGCAAGAAGACGGTCGGGATCATCCGCATCCACCTCGAGGAGGACGCGGCGAAGAACCTCCACGGCGTGGGCGCGGGCGTAGGCACGCTGGTCGACTTCAACCGCGCGGGCGTGCCGCTGATCGAGATCGTCGGCGCGCCGGATCTGCGCAGTGCCGACGAGGCCGAGGCCTATCTGAAGGTGCTGCGCGACATCCTGATGTTCGCCGGCGTGAACGACGGGAACCTCGAGGAGGGCTCGTTCCGCTGCGATGCGAACGTCTCGATCCGCCCGGTCGGTGATCCGAAGCTCGGCACCCGCGTCGAGCTCAAGAACATCAACTCGTTCCGCTTCGTGAAGAAGGCGATCGAGTACGAGGTCGCGCGCCAGGAAGCGCTGGTCTCGAGCGGCGGCAAGGTCGTGCAGGAGACGCGCACCTGGAGCGAGCCCCAGGGCAAGACGCTCTCGATGCGCAGCAAGGAAGAGGCGCACGACTATCGCTACTTCAGCGATCCCGATCTGCCGCCGCTCAGCGTCGATCCGAAGTGGATCGACGAGGTGCGCGCGCACATGCCCGAGGCGATCCCGGCGCGTCGCGCGCGCTGGCAGAGCGAGCTCGGGCTCACCGAGTACGACGCGCGCGTGCTCGGCGCGCACCCGGGCATCGCGGCGTGGTTCGAGTCGGCGGTCGTCGACACCGCCGCGCTGACGAAGCAGCCGCTCGCGACGACCGGCAAGAAGGTCGCGAACTTCGTGCAGAGCGAGGTGCTGCGCGACACCACGACGAACGGCCTCGAGGCGCGCTTCCCGATCCCGCCGGAGCGTCTCGCGGAGCTGCTCGCGCTGGTCGAGACCGGCACGATCAACGGCAAGATCGCGAAGGACGTCTTCGCCGACATGGTGAAGACGGGCAAGGCTCCGAAGGAGATCGTCGACAAGAAGGGCCTCGCGCAGGTGACCGACACCGGCGCGATCGAGGCCGCGATCCGCAAGGTCGTCGCCGACAACCCGAAGGAGCTCGAGAAGCTCAGGGCCGGCAAGACCAGCGTGAGAGGCTTCTTCGTCGGTCAGGTGATGAAGGCGACCCGCGGGACCGCGAACCCGGCGATCGTCAACGAGATCCTCGACAAGGTCATCGCCGAGGGCTGA
- the gatA gene encoding Asp-tRNA(Asn)/Glu-tRNA(Gln) amidotransferase subunit GatA, whose product MLHQLSAVAIAEKIAKGEVSAVEVARAALARIASLDAGIRAFLHVDAEGALAMAAAVDRTRAAGQAIGPLAGVPVAVKDNLCQRGTPTTCASKILEGWIAPYDADVIERLRAAGAVIVGKCNMDEFAMGSSNENSAYGAVHNPWMQGRAPGGSSGGSAAAVAAGFAPLSLGSDTGGSVRQPGSFCGLVALKPTYGRVSRYGLIAFASSLDQIGPFARDVRSLARITKVIAGHDRRDATSAEVPVADYEAALGEPVKGLRVGVVRDAVDGAGNEPSVKAAMLKAIETLRSLGCTIVDVALPTAEHAVSAYYIVAPAECSSNLARFDGMRFGPRIESGDLKETYGKTRAQLFGPEVKRRIMLGTYVLSAGYYDAYYAKAQKARTLIARDYARAFESCDVVLTPTSPSVAFPLGAKTQNPLEMYLADVFTLPPSLAGLPAINVPAGIDQGLPIGMQLTAPAFREDLLFQLAHAYEQATEWKDLHAPIFSA is encoded by the coding sequence ATGCTGCACCAGCTCAGCGCCGTCGCGATCGCCGAGAAGATCGCGAAGGGGGAGGTCTCGGCGGTCGAGGTCGCGCGCGCCGCGCTCGCACGCATCGCCAGCCTCGACGCGGGCATCCGCGCGTTCCTGCACGTCGACGCCGAGGGCGCGCTCGCGATGGCGGCCGCGGTCGATCGCACACGCGCGGCGGGCCAGGCGATCGGTCCGCTCGCGGGCGTCCCGGTCGCGGTGAAGGACAACCTCTGCCAGCGCGGCACGCCGACGACCTGCGCGTCGAAGATCCTCGAGGGCTGGATCGCGCCCTACGACGCCGACGTGATCGAGCGGCTGCGCGCCGCCGGCGCGGTGATCGTCGGCAAGTGCAACATGGACGAGTTCGCGATGGGCTCGTCGAACGAGAACAGCGCGTACGGCGCGGTGCACAACCCGTGGATGCAGGGGCGCGCGCCGGGCGGCAGCTCCGGCGGCAGCGCAGCGGCGGTCGCGGCCGGGTTCGCACCGCTCTCGCTCGGGAGCGACACCGGAGGCTCGGTGCGCCAGCCCGGATCGTTCTGCGGCCTCGTCGCGCTCAAGCCGACCTACGGGCGCGTCTCGCGCTACGGGCTCATCGCGTTCGCGTCGTCGCTCGATCAGATCGGGCCCTTCGCACGCGACGTGCGCTCGTTGGCGCGCATCACGAAGGTGATCGCGGGCCACGACCGGCGCGATGCGACGAGCGCCGAGGTGCCGGTCGCCGACTACGAGGCCGCGCTCGGCGAGCCGGTGAAGGGCCTGCGGGTCGGCGTGGTGCGCGACGCGGTGGACGGCGCGGGCAACGAGCCCAGCGTGAAGGCCGCGATGCTGAAGGCGATCGAGACGCTGCGCTCGCTCGGCTGCACCATCGTCGACGTCGCGCTGCCCACCGCGGAGCACGCGGTCAGCGCGTACTACATCGTCGCGCCCGCGGAGTGCAGCTCGAACCTCGCGCGCTTCGACGGCATGCGCTTCGGGCCGCGCATCGAGTCGGGCGATCTCAAGGAGACGTACGGCAAGACGCGCGCGCAGCTCTTCGGCCCCGAGGTGAAGCGCCGGATCATGCTCGGCACGTACGTGCTCAGCGCCGGGTACTACGACGCGTACTACGCGAAGGCGCAGAAGGCGCGCACGCTCATCGCGCGCGACTACGCGAGGGCGTTCGAGTCGTGCGACGTCGTGCTCACGCCGACCTCGCCGAGCGTCGCGTTCCCGCTCGGCGCGAAGACCCAGAACCCGCTCGAGATGTACCTCGCGGACGTGTTCACGCTGCCGCCGAGCCTCGCGGGCCTGCCCGCGATCAACGTCCCCGCGGGGATCGATCAGGGCCTGCCGATCGGCATGCAGCTCACCGCGCCCGCGTTCCGCGAGGACCTCCTCTTCCAGCTCGCGCACGCCTACGAGCAGGCGACCGAGTGGAAGGATCTCCACGCTCCCATCTTCTCCGCGTGA
- the gatC gene encoding Asp-tRNA(Asn)/Glu-tRNA(Gln) amidotransferase subunit GatC, with protein sequence MTQRIGLDEVRHVASLARLALDENEVRTMQAQLDSILDSMATLAKLDTEGVPPTQHALEMVCPLRADVPVASLRREEALRAAARSEAGAFAVPKVMEGE encoded by the coding sequence ATGACCCAGCGGATCGGCCTCGACGAAGTCCGGCACGTCGCGTCGCTCGCGCGGCTCGCGCTCGACGAGAACGAGGTGCGCACGATGCAGGCGCAGCTCGACTCCATCCTCGACTCGATGGCGACGCTCGCGAAGCTCGACACCGAGGGCGTCCCGCCGACGCAGCACGCGCTCGAGATGGTCTGTCCGCTGCGCGCCGACGTGCCGGTCGCGTCGCTGCGTCGTGAAGAGGCCCTGCGTGCCGCGGCGCGCAGCGAGGCCGGCGCGTTCGCGGTGCCGAAGGTCATGGAGGGCGAGTGA
- a CDS encoding serine/threonine-protein kinase: protein MLSRIGAGGMAETFRALRRGPGGIEQRVCLKRILPAWQSDARFVRMFLEEARIAARLRHATIVQVLDVGEHEGAPFLALELIEGADLRRVLDTENAHRRVLPADVVALLALELATALEHAHEHGVLHRDVSPANVLISQVGEVKLADFGIAKAQDGAAVTSTGFAKGKVAYMAPDYAATGKASTATDLFSLGVLLYEAASGRRPFRGAMRTPNDRAPLAKIAPHVPQRFVEIVERLLEPEPSDRHPSAGALFDAVAELTPTASARRALGALARAADAEVTTVEERTMESESPPFL, encoded by the coding sequence GTGCTCTCGCGGATCGGCGCGGGAGGGATGGCCGAGACGTTCCGGGCGCTGCGGCGCGGGCCCGGCGGCATCGAGCAGCGGGTGTGTCTGAAGCGGATCCTGCCCGCGTGGCAGAGCGACGCGCGCTTCGTACGGATGTTCCTCGAGGAGGCGCGCATCGCGGCGCGGCTGCGGCACGCGACGATCGTGCAGGTGCTCGACGTGGGGGAGCACGAGGGCGCGCCGTTCCTCGCGCTCGAGCTGATCGAGGGCGCGGATCTACGGCGCGTGCTCGACACCGAGAACGCGCACCGTCGCGTGCTGCCGGCGGACGTGGTGGCGCTGCTCGCGCTGGAGCTCGCGACCGCGCTCGAGCACGCGCACGAGCACGGGGTGCTCCATCGCGACGTGTCCCCGGCGAACGTGCTGATCAGCCAGGTCGGCGAGGTGAAGCTCGCGGACTTCGGGATCGCGAAGGCGCAGGACGGAGCGGCGGTGACCTCGACCGGGTTCGCCAAGGGCAAGGTCGCGTACATGGCGCCCGACTACGCGGCGACCGGCAAGGCATCGACCGCGACCGATCTCTTCTCGCTCGGGGTTCTGCTCTACGAGGCGGCGTCGGGCCGTCGCCCGTTCCGCGGCGCGATGCGCACGCCGAACGATCGCGCGCCGCTCGCCAAGATCGCGCCCCACGTCCCCCAGCGCTTCGTGGAGATCGTCGAGCGTCTGCTCGAGCCCGAGCCGAGCGATCGTCATCCGAGCGCCGGCGCGCTCTTCGATGCGGTCGCGGAGCTCACGCCGACGGCGAGCGCGAGGAGGGCGCTGGGCGCGCTCGCGAGAGCGGCGGATGCGGAGGTCACGACGGTGGAAGAGCGCACGATGGAGTCGGAGTCGCCGCCGTTCCTGTGA